One stretch of Kluyveromyces marxianus DMKU3-1042 DNA, complete genome, chromosome 8 DNA includes these proteins:
- the YME2 gene encoding Yme2p, which translates to MLLSRFAATSVKPSHIVALSRFGKVALWAGASKRFVSSEIQQKDEQAGEASTATATGIIHKTEEETLLYFDNVYPRAMSLWRPTQWYNLLLSNQSREAVRAKIFNYASPESNPIHGLELRSTIPIKRDGGVFATFLVPPNYTKAALNTLIQKNTEEESSKSWFSYFTKVSVFPVKGSPWIEDLRRLPSNQIKVKFEGGFLTEEEVYALFRRYGTIVNIFPNPQEKTYGIVYRSFRGAICAKNCVSGMEVHNSIIHVQYKQLAQGHVIRDFFVNHTRIAVPVLLALLSIVAVIIFDPIREFTIEQKITHRYSLSWDNHFLKKLLSLTSSTMSSVKHYWGISDNQVQKRQLWEERQEKVGDLKLWLQENNNTFVVLRGPRGSGKHELVMQHALHDRPNVLYLDCDKLIKSRTDAKFLRNAASQIGYFPIFPWVNSVTNLLDLAVQGLTGQKSGLSESKETQFRNMLSTAVMSIRHIALKGYKPVIGSGDNAITVKEEDYLQQHPEKKPVIVIDRFTNKAEMNGFVYKELSDWAAMLVQMNLAHVIFLTETVAPNQLLAESLPNQVFKMMSLSDASKKSARSYVLAQLKETNEEEDEGSVSPINLDMNEKFVEEIDDSLDPIGGRMLDLQAFVRRVKSGEQPKEALEKMVEQASEQITQIFLNGSADPLRGAQAWELIELLSAKESITFRDIIYRPLFKAAPEDALLELEKNGLVSMKRDRGVLTDILPAKPLFRAAFNYLLENKDIYNVLRTSYLLRMITFETGRIKKWEEELKALSKVSDQKSFRSRLNYLGGKIEGSSAVINNCEEEIKKLSKQ; encoded by the coding sequence ATGCTTCTTTCAAGGTTTGCTGCTACAAGCGTTAAACCCAGTCATATTGTTGCCTTAAGTAGGTTTGGGAAAGTGGCACTATGGGCAGGTGCTTCTAAAAGGTTTGTTTCTAGTGAAATTCAACAGAAGGATGAACAGGCGGGTGAAGCTAGTACTGCTACGGCAACTGGTATAATTCATAAAACGGAGGAGGAAACTTTATTATACTTCGACAATGTTTACCCTAGGGCTATGTCTTTGTGGCGCCCAACTCAATGGTataatttgttgttgtcaAATCAATCGCGAGAGGCTGTTCGTGCCAAGATTTTCAATTATGCAAGCCCGGAAAGTAACCCAATTCACGGATTAGAATTGCGCTCTACCATTCCCATTAAAAGAGATGGAGGTGTTTTTGCAACTTTCCTAGTGCCACCAAATTATACTAAAGCAGCATTGAATACGCTTATTCAGAAAAATACCGAGGAAGAGTCGTCAAAATCGTGGTTTTCGTATTTCACCAAGGTATCAGTGTTTCCAGTAAAGGGCTCGCCTTGGATTGAGGATTTGAGAAGGTTGCCAAGTAATCAGATCAAGGTTAAATTCGAAGGTGGTTTTTTGACTGAGGAAGAGGTATATGCACTATTCAGGAGGTACGGTACAATCGTCAACATCTTTCCTAATCCCCAGGAAAAGACATATGGGATTGTCTATAGATCTTTTAGGGGAGCCATCTGCGCTAAAAATTGTGTGTCCGGTATGGAAGTTCATAATAGCATTATCCATGTCCAGTATAAGCAGTTAGCTCAAGGTCATGTGATTCGTGACTTTTTTGTTAACCATACAAGAATTGCTGTTCCTGTCTTACTTGCCTTGTTGTCCATTGTTGCAGTTATCATTTTTGATCCAATCAGAGAGTTTACcattgaacaaaagattACCCACAGATACTCATTATCCTGGGATAACCACTTCTTAAAGAAACTCTTGTCATTGACGTCATCAACTATGTCTTCTGTGAAACATTACTGGGGTATTTCCGACAACCAAGTCCAAAAGAGACAGTTGTGGGAAGAACGTCAAGAAAAGGTTGGCGATCTAAAGTTGTGGTTACaggaaaacaataacacaTTTGTCGTTCTACGAGGTCCAAGAGGTTCTGGTAAGCACGAATTAGTGATGCAACATGCTTTACATGATCGTCCGAATGTTTTATACTTGGATTGTGATAAATTAATCAAATCTAGAACAGATGCCAAATTCTTGAGAAATGCAGCGAGTCAAATTGGTTACTTCCCCATTTTCCCATGGGTTAATTCTGTCACAAATCTACTTGATTTGGCAGTTCAAGGGTTAACTGGTCAAAAGTCTGGATTATCAGAATCAAAGGAAACGCAGTTTAGAAATATGCTTTCCACTGCAGTGATGTCCATTAGACATATTGCGCTCAAGGGCTATAAGCCAGTAATAGGCTCAGGTGATAACGCAATTACtgtgaaagaagaagattacTTACAGCAACACCCTGAAAAGAAGCCAgttattgttattgatCGATTCACAAATAAGGCTGAAATGAACGGATTTGTCTACAAAGAATTATCTGACTGGGCAGCCATGTTAGTTCAAATGAATTTAGCACATGTGATATTCTTGACAGAAACAGTTGCACCAAATCAATTATTAGCGGAATCTTTGCCTAAccaagttttcaaaatgATGTCACTATCGGACGCTTCTAAAAAGAGCGCTAGAAGTTATGTTTTAGCTCAATTGAAGGAAACcaacgaagaagaggacGAAGGTTCAGTATCCCCAATAAACCTTGACATGAACGAAAAGTTCGTTGAGGAGATTGATGACTCTTTGGACCCTATCGGAGGTAGAATGTTGGATTTACAAGCATTCGTCAGAAGAGTAAAGTCAGGAGAGCAACCAAAGGAAGCTCTAGAAAAGATGGTTGAACAAGCTTCGGAGCAAATCACCCAGATCTTTTTAAATGGCTCGGCTGATCCATTGAGAGGTGCTCAAGCATGGGAGCTTATTGAATTATTAAGTGCTAAGGAATCTATCACCTTCAGGGATATTATATATCGCCCCTTATTCAAAGCCGCACCAGAAGATGCCCTACTAGAGTTAGAAAAGAATGGTTTGGTATCTATGAAAAGAGATAGAGGTGTTCTAACTGATATCTTGCCTGCTAAGCCATTGTTCCGTGCAGCATTTAACTATTTGcttgaaaacaaagataTTTACAATGTACTAAGGACATCTTATTTATTAAGGATGATAACGTTTGAGACaggaagaataaaaaagtgggaagaagagttgaagGCGTTGTCTAAAGTGAGTGACCAGAAATCTTTCAGAAGCAGATTGAATTACTTGGGTGGAAAAATCGAAGGTAGTAGCGCAGTAATCAACAACTGCGAGGAAGAGATTAAAAAATTGTCAAAACAGTAA